A part of Acropora palmata chromosome 6, jaAcrPala1.3, whole genome shotgun sequence genomic DNA contains:
- the LOC141885132 gene encoding uncharacterized protein LOC141885132: MKVLIATGVALILSSGWTIVTFLYIPWTFVANTKPWNDWNALAPVSAVIISTFVTGAWLFPVVFICTTSVVLENLFDQFSKRVLCIDRHIWQLDLARLRVEHRKLCDIVELASDMLSPFLFVLVAAHILIIFSQCLHIFLQLLAFMFYLNGEPKGLSIGGLVVITKSLCLTVVGIIVSYFAVMLSLPT, translated from the exons ATGAAAGTTCTCATTGCTACTGGCGTGGCTTTGATCTTGTCGTCTGGGTGGACCATAGTTACGTTTCTTTATATTCCTTGGACCTTTGTAGCGAATACCAAGCCTTGGAATGATTGGAACGCATTGGCTCCTGTCTCTGCTGTGATCATATCAACCTTTGTCACTGGAGCCTGGCTCTTTCCCGTTGTCTTTATTTGTACAACAAGCGTAGTACTCGAAAACCTGTTTGATCAGTTTTCTAAGAGAGTTTTGTGCATTGATCGCCATATCTGGCAGCTCGACTTGGCGAGGTTGAGAGTGGAGCACCGTAAGCTGTGTGACATTGTTGAACTCGCAAGCGACATGCTATCCCCTTTCCTTTTTGTTCTTGTAGCTGCTCACATCCTT attatattttctcagtgtttgcatatttttttacaGTTGCTGGCCTTCATGTTTTACTTGAATGGCGAACCAAAGGGTCTGAGTATTGGAGGACTGGTTGTGATCACAAAATCACTTTGCTTGACG GTTGTTGGAATCATCGTGTCCTATTTTGCTGTTATGCTCTCACTTCCAACGTGA
- the LOC141883688 gene encoding melatonin receptor type 1A-like — translation MASNGTSHENPYKELMLILKSRSTAEYVSETFLYILINLMALLGNLMVCLIFFKNPRFRCVTYLYIFALAVSDVAMATLCMPLVWGVLLIGEWRYSTLVCAMHGFAVLFLAFVSLQTIALLAFNRYCRVIRPWLFRRIFTRQFVVFSLILVAISAAVLLGLPLITGWGFFHFHSGKITCVLEFHNQTTDKIYTGFLGLVIVVLPFSVIIFCYSKVFLLVQKHRRRFSFRDCSNRNISAPRLSIEEIRITRTLFAIVLGFSLCWVPVFLIEFTDSVTGNHSLPRRVYLLNVFLVSISGAINPIIYGILNRTFRMEYYRMWPVCCTFASNLRDVPRE, via the coding sequence ATGGCGTCAAACGGTACTTCGCACGAAAATCCTTACAAAGAACTCATGCTTATCTTGAAGTCCAGGAGCACTGCGGAATACGTCTCAGAAACATTCCTCTACATCTTAATCAACTTAATGGCATTGCTGGGCAACCTTATGGTATGCCTCATATTCTTCAAAAATCCCCGGTTCCGATGCGTCACATATCTTTACATCTTCGCCTTGGCTGTATCTgacgttgccatggcaacactGTGCATGCCACTCGTCTGGGGCGTCCTTCTAATTGGTGAATGGAGATATTCCACTCTGGTTTGTGCCATGCATGGCTTCGCCGTTCTTTTCTTGGCGTTTGTGTCTTTGCAAACGATAGCTCTTCTGGCCTTCAACAGATATTGCCGAGTCATAAGACCATGGCTTTTCCGCAGGATTTTCACCAGGCAGTTTGTTGTCTTTTCCCTGATATTGGTTGCGATTTCAGCGGCAGTGCTGCTTGGTTTGCCACTAATTACCGGCTGGggattttttcactttcattctGGAAAAATAACCTGTGTATTGGAGTTCCATAATCAAACCACTGACAAAATCTACACCGGTTTTCTTGGGTTAGTTATTGTCGTTCTGCCGTTCTCTGTAATTATCTTCTGTTACTCCAAAGTTTTCTTGCTGGTGCAGAAACACCGACGACGATTTTCATTCAGAGATTGTAGTAACCGGAACATTTCAGCTCCAAGACTCAGCATCGAGGAGATACGAATCACACGCACACTATTCGCCATTGTCCTCGGCTTTTCGCTTTGTTGGGTTCCGGTGTTCCTCATTGAATTCACTGACTCTGTCACGGGAAATCACTCTTTGCCCAGAAGAGTGTATCTGCTGAATGTGTTCCTGGTTTCCATAAGCGGTGCAATTAATCCCATCATCTACGGGATCCTTAACAGGACCTTCAGAATGGAATACTATCGTATGTGGCCCGTCTGTTGCACTTTCGCCTCAAATCTACGAGACGTTCCAAGGGAGTAG